One window of the Macaca thibetana thibetana isolate TM-01 chromosome 1, ASM2454274v1, whole genome shotgun sequence genome contains the following:
- the SNIP1 gene encoding smad nuclear-interacting protein 1 yields MKAVKSERERGSRRRHRDGDMVLPAGVVVKQERLSPEVAPPAHRRPDHSGGSPSPPTSEPGRPGHRGNRARGVSRSPPKKKNKSSGRRSKSPRSKRNRSPHYSTVKVKQEREDHPRRGREDRQHREPSEQEHRRARKSDRYRHRGHSHQRRTSNERPGSGQGQGRERDTQNLQAQEEEREFYNARRREHRQRNDIGGGGSESQELVPRPGGNNKEKEVPAKEKPSYELSGALLEDTNTFRGVVIKYSEPPEARIPKKRWRLYPFKNDEVLPVMYIHRQSAYLLGRHRRIADIPIDHPSCSKQHAVFQYRLVEYTRADGTVGRRVKPYIIDLGSGNGTFLNNKRIEPQRYYELKEKDVLKFGFSSREYVLLHESSDTSEIDRKDDEDEEEEEEVSDS; encoded by the exons ATGAAGGCGGTGAAGAGCGAACGGGAGCGAGGGAGCCGGCGAAGACACCGGGACGGGGACATGGTGCTGCCGGCGGGGGTGGTGGTGAAGCAGGAGCGTCTCAGCCCAGAAGTCGCACCTCCCGCCCACCGCCGTCCGGACCACTCCGGCGGTAGCCCGTCTCCGCCGACCAGCGAGCCGGGCCGCCCGGGCCACCGCGGGAACCGAGCCCGAGGAGTTAGCCG GTCCCcacccaaaaagaaaaacaagtcctCAGGGAGAAGAAGCAAGTCTCCTCGGAGTAAGAGAAACCGAAGTCCTCACTACTCAACAGTCAAAGTGAAGCAG GAGCGTGAGGATCATCCCCGGAGAGGACGGGAGGATCGGCAGCACAGGGAACCATCAGAACAGGAACACAGGAGAGCTAGGAAAAGTGACCGGTACAGACACCGGGGCCATTCCCACCAAAGGAGAACGTCTAACGAGAGACCTGGGAGTGGGCAGGGTCAGGGACGGGAGCGAGACACTCAGAACCTGCAGGCTCAGGAAGAAGAGCGGGAGTTTTATAATGCCAGGCGACGGGAGCATCGCCAGAGGAATGACATTGGTGGTGGCGGTAGTGAGTCTCAGGAGTTGGTTCCTCGGCCTGGTggcaacaacaaagaaaaagaggtgccTGCTAAAGAAAAACCAAGCTATGAACTTTCTGGGGCACTTCTTGAGGACACCAACACTTTCCGGGGTGTAGTCATTAAATATAGTGAGCCCCCAGAAGCACGTATTCCAAAAAAACGGTGGCGTCTCTACCCATTTAAAAATGATGAGGTGCTTCCAGTCATGTACATACATCGACAGAGTGCGTATCTACTGGGTCGACACCGCCGCATTGCAGACATTCCTATCGATCACCCATCTTGTTCAAAGCAGCATGCGGTCTTTCAATATCG GCTTGTGGAATATACCCGTGCTGATGGCACGGTTGGCCGAAGAGTGAAGCCCTACATCATTGACCTTGGCTCAGGCAATGGAACCTTCTTAAACAACAAACGTATTGAGCCACAGAGATACTATGAACTAAAAGAAAAGGATGTACTCAAATTTGGATTCAGTAGCAGAGAATATGTCTTGCTCCATGAGTCGTCGGACACTTCGGAAATAGACAGGaaagatgatgaggatgaggaggaggaggaagaagtgtCTGACAGCTAA